In Persicimonas caeni, a single window of DNA contains:
- the larE gene encoding ATP-dependent sacrificial sulfur transferase LarE — protein MTQPLAAQLEHKVGAILDEMASMEKIVVAFSGGVDSTVVAALAKRALGDGATAVTAVSETLGGRELEESKEIAREIGIAHRLIEFSELDDPRFRANTPARCFFCQSMRFDQLRNIAEAIDCDVLASGTNFSDTGDHRPGLEAMAERRVYQPLLDHQIDKDGVRQIARWLGLSAWDKPAKACLSSRIPHGLEVTNERLRRIERAEDVLHDHGFEQYRVRDHDGLARIEVAPDEMTRLLEPERLRQIARGVKDAGFAQVVVDMTGYRSGSLNPVKGRVGS, from the coding sequence ATGACCCAGCCATTAGCAGCACAGCTCGAGCACAAGGTGGGCGCCATCCTCGACGAGATGGCGAGCATGGAGAAGATCGTCGTGGCGTTCAGCGGCGGGGTCGACTCGACGGTGGTCGCCGCGCTGGCCAAGCGCGCCCTGGGCGACGGGGCCACGGCGGTGACCGCGGTCAGCGAGACCCTGGGCGGCCGCGAGCTCGAAGAGTCCAAAGAGATCGCCCGCGAGATCGGCATCGCCCACCGGCTCATCGAGTTCAGCGAGCTCGACGACCCGCGGTTTCGGGCCAACACCCCGGCGCGCTGCTTCTTTTGCCAGTCGATGCGCTTCGACCAACTGCGCAATATTGCCGAGGCGATCGACTGCGACGTGCTCGCCTCGGGCACGAACTTCTCGGACACCGGCGACCACCGCCCCGGCCTCGAAGCGATGGCCGAGCGCCGCGTCTACCAACCCCTGCTCGACCACCAGATCGACAAAGACGGCGTGCGCCAGATCGCGCGCTGGCTGGGGCTATCGGCGTGGGACAAGCCCGCCAAGGCGTGCCTGTCGTCGCGCATCCCGCACGGCCTCGAGGTGACCAACGAGCGCCTGCGACGCATCGAGCGCGCCGAGGACGTCCTGCACGACCACGGCTTCGAGCAGTACCGCGTGCGCGACCACGACGGCCTCGCCCGCATCGAAGTCGCGCCCGACGAGATGACTCGCCTGCTCGAACCCGAGCGGCTGCGCCAGATCGCCCGCGGCGTCAAAGACGCCGGGTTCGCGCAGGTCGTTGTGGATATGACGGGGTATCGGTCGGGGAGTTTGAATCCTGTGAAGGGGCGCGTCGGTTCTTGA